TATCAAAAGTTTTACTTTCAATTTCTTCTTTACTAACAGACCCCAATGCAGGTAATTTTATAaacttttaatatatatatgtagatatatatatatatatatatatatatatatatatttatatatatatttatatattaattttattcatattatatttcatttttatcttaTTACAGATGACCCATTAGTTCCAGAGATAGCTCACGTTTATAAAACTGACCGAACGAAATATCACCAAACGGCTAAAGCTTGGACACAAAAATATGcacaataatattataattcaaTGTACACTTATAAttagattttttttttttttttttttttttttttttttttttttttttttttttttttttaataatttatttatttttttaaattatatgagaaaaaaaaaattaaaaattctataaaaaaaaaaaaaaaaaaaaaaaaaggaaaaatattGAAATCCAAATATATACAACAAAAAAGACAATTACAGacacacacatatatatatacatatatatatatatatatttacttaTTTATGTTTGTAGACATATGTAACTATgtaaacatattatattattatcactcatatatatatattgcatcttaataatattatgacAATATATCAGACAACCAACaaaaatacatacatatattatatatatatatggatatataaattcgtttttataatattatatatctattGAGTAAGTgtacaaaataaaatatcaGTCATATTGTAGTTTAAAAAGTAAAGCAAAAGAGcaatataatttttttttttttttttttttttttttttatagttTTTACATACcatatgtataaatatatatatatatatatattcttatatatatgatatgaagtattattattatatatatatatatatatattttttttttttctcatttatttattcccacaaaaaaaaatttataataatatatggTTCAATGTAACAATCTAAAATATTATTCGTAccatataaatatatatatatatatattacgaaaaatatagatttaatttttttttattttattttaattttttctttttttttNNNNNNNNNNNNNNNNNNNNNNNNNNNNNNNNNNNNNNNNNNNNNNNNNNNNNNNNNNNNNNNNNNNNNNNNNNNNNNNNNNNNNNNNNNNNNNNNNNNNNNNNNNNNNNNNNNNNNNNNNNNNNNNNNNNNNNNNNNNNNNNNNNNNNNNNNNNNNNNNNNNNNNNNNNNNNNNNNNNNNNNNNNNNNNNNNNNNNNNNNNNNNNNNNNNNNNNNNNNNNNNNNNNNNNNNNNNNNNNNNNNNNNNNNNNNNNNNNNNNNNNNNNNNNNNNNNNNNNNNNNNNNNNNNNNNNNNNNNNNaaaaaattttttttttttttattaatcTCGATAATGTGATtagttttattttttatataaataataaatttgcgataaaaatatttgcTTTTAGTGTTAAGataaagagaaaaaaaaaaaaaaaaaaaaaaagacaGCACAAGTGAAAGAGTAAAAAATGAAcagtaaaaataaaagtattatttatttgtaatGATCATCCTTCAGAGTATATTTTCTCTTCTATTTAATTTTcgttttcttttttttcaccTTTTAATGgtaatatgaaaaaaaaaaaaaaaaaaatctgcacattttcttttaaaacacatttattatttaagAAAACGTCTTTGATATTATACTATCATTAGACAACATATTCGTGTCATCATTTgtgaatattttaaataatccatattacaaaaataatatataccaaaatattatatttatatatgtacaatTCTTTTTGcttatatatacacattgtgatataaatatatatttatatatatattctacATTTAAATGATGCATAGAGATAAACtagaaaaagaaagaatCATAAAGAGAAATGAAAAAcatgtaaaaaatattgttgTGGATAATATAATAGTCGACAAAAAGTTTAATAACGATggtaataaaatatatatatatatatatatataactgTTTGTGTCTTAACATACATATATCTTATAACAATATCATACAGTACCCATACATTTTTAATCTTACAaaatgtatacatatatatatatatatatatatatatatatatatatgtatactCATAATTTTATAGAAGGTAATAAATACTTGAGAAAATCTGATGCTGCATACGAAGATTTTAAAATTAGggaaaaacaaaaattaaaggaatatatcaaaatagAAAATAGAAGGTAAAactatataaatattttcatgtttcattttattatatatatatatattttatcttcATGTGAAATTAAGAAAAGAAAACATACAGCGAAATGAAAACAAATGGGCCCAAATTGACCTGAACGTTCaggtaaaaaaaaaaaaaaaaaaaaaaaaaaaaaaaattaataaacgcataaataataaaaacaaatcATACAgctatatatatatatatatatattataataaattcttatattttatatcattttctctttttaatttttaaaagaaagAAGTTGAAAAAACGAATAGGTTACAACAAATGCCATTTAAAAGTGAAAAAAACAAATCAAAGtaatttacaaaaaaattaaatataaaatatatatataaaaaaaaaaaaaaaaaaatgtacaTACACACTATAActatacattttatatatgtttttcaaaatgtaaaaaatatatagatgTAGTCATGATATAATTAATCATCAATATGTTAATTATGAGGAATCTATGAAAATggaaagaaaaaaaaatgtaataaaaaaaatattgtataacacaaaaaataaggaattaaataaatatctcaataaaagataaatatatgtattcatatatatatatatatatatatatataacagAACAGTATATTAAGTAGACGTAATTTCTTGTCTGAAAAAATCAACGGATCATATAATCCAATTACAGGTTGTTTTAATTATTTGTAATCAATACTAAAgataattaatatattatatatatatatatatatatttttatatttcattcCCTATTTAGgagaaaaaagaaattgATGAATTTTTCTCTTCAAAAggatataataaaaataaaagaagaaaaaataaaaatatatgcatacatacatatatatacatatatatatatatatatatgtatgttgATATAATTGTAAAGAAATGTtctataataataattttaaaaaagcATGATTAGATGGGAAGGATAAAAATGcacatatttttttgaagaGACATATATAGGATCAAAGAAAAGaaattgtatattattaactTGTAAATTtgaatttaatatatcttgTATATATTGAATTTCTTCCACTTTTTGAATTCTTTGTATTTTTTGCATTTCTGCttgattataatattcaaaagaattatcataagtatttgttttattattatatagatTAAAATGTGTATCTATTCGATTATGTAAattctttttgttttttttatttttttgtgtattatatgaatatgtATCATCTATAGgaatattatacatattacAATATTCATCAATTGCattgataaaaaaaaaacactttttatatatcatcaaattttcttttcgttttttttttaactttaaaatttcataaaaattCTTTCGAACTTTTTTCcactttaaaaaattaatgatGGCAACACATTCgtctttttctttttctcTTTCTTTGATTAGttcatcttcttcattttctttatttaaaaaattaactccatatatacatatgcCCACTGTCGTAAGAACAATTCTTTTTGgaataaaatatactattttgtttatttgatattttgtatataaacTATGACTATATTTGTAAAAGTggaatttttttttctttttcacTTGGAacttattataattaatttcCTTCTCATCCTTACATgtattattcatattattaacatgATCATCTAAACTTTTATCATCACAGTTGTTGTTTGTATCATCAATATCATCTACTTTACATAtagttatatttttataatgtataaaaaaatttataaaacatGTAAACACATAgatatttaaaaaatagGGTTTAATGATAGTAGTACCATCCGTTTTATTATCttccatatatttaaacaaaattaaatataattcattcttatttaatattttattatgttgAATACAAAATTCACAATCACATGTAGCTTTTTCCATCATATCACAACTATTAGTATAACATtcaaaattaataaatgatTCAACATCACTAGTATCATCTTCAAAAAGATTGAAGtttgtattattatcacacatattatatgaattgGTATTActcttattattatttatgttattttcataatattgGCTTTCCTTTTGttgttgttttttttcattttgttcatttatttttaatacattCTTATTTAATACTCGTATGAAATCTCCAATCATTTCCTTAAATCTTAatccttttttattattttgtcTTGATATTTCattgttaatatttttaaaatttctatataatataatatttctttttaataaaaaatctttcttttttcttttacGTCTTTTACGTGTTcttatcttttttttttttttgataaataaattatctTTACCATCTAATGTGTGATTTGTTGTATTTGTTTGATCTGCTCCATTTGTTTGATTTGCTCCATTTGTTTGATgtgtttctttttttttttcaaattcacatatatcagcatttatattatcctcatcattaatattattactatcCATATTCCTCTCTTCATCGTTATGTTCATTTTCACTTTGTTTATCTTTATCAAttgaattattaatttgAAATAGATAATTGTATAGGTCATCACAATTAGTGATAGTAGAATTGCATACaattttttctaaatatttattatctttatttcTTTCATCATGATTATTTAGATAGTaatagttatatatatctaatgtttgattattatatttattattttctattgAATCTAAATTAGTTGAATCCTCATCCTTgtcatataaaaaaaaggattCATTAGATTTATAAAAACTATCTGATGAACATATactattatttaaaatatctttttcatactggttattattatgtatatcttgattatttctataatatatgtCGTCCTTCTTATCATCACATATgtcatcatatatattattatatgtatcatcatatgtatcatcatatgtattatcatatatatcgtcgctttttttattatttttattatttttattatttatttttttattagtTTTGTTTTCCTCGCTAACATCACTTAACGATTTTGCTACATCTACAATACTaagaaaatttaattttctGTAGgctcttttttttaatttctcAAAATTTACCAATCGATATTCACCTTTTTCATCTTGTTTAAATAAGTTATTtactttatttttcatgtctttatgtttataatttctttttataaagTTCTCTACTTTAGATTTTCTTgaatcattatatatatttttataattttcataattttcataattttcataatttttatataaagaattattGTCATTACAAgttcttttattataatttcttttattatatgaacgttttatattattgtgAGGAGTCCATTTTAAAAAACTAtcttttttgttttttttttcttgttcATCTTTTGAATGTgcaatattattattttgtaaattaaatatattattagatagattattctttttattattaatattttcatcatattcACTATTACTACTAAATAGGCTATACATTTTATTCTCTTTGATATGActttcatttttctttttattgTCACAACAATTTTCGCTCTCTGAATTATTACTAAAAAGGcaatattcatttttttctatagatttattatttatattattgtcACTATGTGTATTACTACTAAATAGGCAGAATGGTTTTTCATCTTGTTTCTTCTGTTTGTTTGTGGCCTTACaactattaatattattattattattattattatcacttGATGAAGTGTtgaataaattatattcaGCTTCTATTCCCCCTTCATCTTTGCctttgttatattttatattattactatcGCTACTACTGTGAAggattttttttttccttttttttcttctagATTTATTTTCATCCAAATCAAAAATATCCTTATAACTTTTTTCAGAATCGCTAGCAAataaattcatattttgatttctctttttttttctttttttttttttttctctatACACCttaattgtttttttatataatacagTTTATTTGTGCaatctatatttttatgaaaaaacataaaataaaaaaaaaaaaaaaaaaaaaaaaaaaaatatagatatgtaatatatatatatatgtgttctttttttttttttttttacaattaaaaatatatttctcCCTTCTGCAATAATCTACTTTTACTATTAACTGCTGTAAATTTCTTATcgaaatatatttttttttaccccaaagaattattacatatatgGCTTGTACAcgtaatttttttatatataaataaaaacatttagtagcaaaaaaataaaacattacatattttaaactattaatcatatatatatatattttatttgaagACATTATATAGTTGTTTTGGAGGTacctatatatataaaataataagtacattttttaatgttcacatatatatatatatatatatatattatatgtataatgcttaaaaagtatatataaaaattaaatatatatttataaatatatttattcatatattttttaaaatatacacTTATATATAGTCACACATACGTATTAATCGTAATAATgtaatttaaattaaaaagaaaaataaataaatatatacatatatatatatatatatatatttatttatttattttaatttttcttaaGATGTTATGAGTAGGATGAATAAAAGGCACAACACAAATgagaaaataatttttccTCTTTTCAATGGAACTGCTAAGAAGCCAGTGAAGAGttcaataaatataaaaagtttatatgaattaaaaaatgaattagATTGTAAgatatatacaaatatatatacttataataCTTTATTTGATGGAATATTTCTCTGTAGAGgtgttaataatataagtggaaaaaaaaattgtgGAAAAAGTAGTATGTGTTATCATATATGcataaatttattttttaacgatttattacattattttcatcttttttattctagctatttttcatttgataattttttacaaaaaaaaaatattcataatgTAGTTGATTATATGAATACTACTATTTTGGGTGATGATATCATAAAGGAATTTATAGAACAACAGGATAATTTtaagaaattattaaatataatgaaatattttgttttgtCATTTAAACAACATTATGGaaagaataataatgtggaaaataaacataatataaataataacacacatattttttatgacaaacatatatatcaagatgatactttttataattatcatgATACTTACCAATCTTTTTACACACAAAttaaacatttttataaaagaaaagtTATTTACATCGATCTAGATAACAGCTTTTTTATAGATCgttataaaaatatgatttATTCATCACtagaaaaaattaaaaaattaatgcACAGATATATACAATTTTGTTCAGAAAAAAAGGTTATACCctttttattacttttaGAAAAgacaaataaatatataaaagaatatatttcatttaatatatataaaaattattcaaatgaattttctttttttattgatatatttaatcattatttatttaaatatatatataatatatctttttctcatgtatttaataatttacaactattgaaaatattcaatttttttgaaCTTATTAATGTCAtcaattatatttatcaacATATACAAACATATTATTCTTCTTCCTCAgaatattatcattttaataaatacatacCACATGATCTAGGAATTGTTGTTATAGATAATcttaattatatatttaaagcCTGTTccataaataataataataataataataataataataataatataaatatttattatcaattAGAAATGCTCCTAAACAAATTATCCATCTTATCCTTAGaaaaacatatatgtatattaattacaaataatgacaataataatttcaCACGACATGAATCAttcaataaaaaaaatgacaactcattttataaaatcatatctccatatatatataacaatatacATCTCAAGataataaatcaaaaaatattttttgagCATAATtatccaaaaaaaaaaaacacaaaCCAATcacaaaaacaaaaacaaaaacaaaaacaaaaacaaaCAAACAACAGAAGTGATGATACATTTCAACATGAAAACctaaataataataataataataataataataaccAACAGAGCAATACTAATCTATTTGATCaaacaaaacaaaatatttatcaaaATGAAGAACGTCACTTATTTAATGTCTATTCTAGTGACGATGATCAAAGTATGGACGAAATGGATCTACAAGAAAAAGATGACGACCACTctttttatgaaaaaaaatataatttaagatatattaaagtAAAGGGCAAAAACAAATCAACCTTCTGtttttttgaaataaataaatatggaatagaaacaatattaatgtaaaattataaaaattaaaatattttgaaaagttttttttttttttttttttaaatgtataaaggaaaaagtaatattaaagttggtataataattaatattttttttttttttttttttttaagtgtacatatataaataacatatatatgttatataattttatcCATCGTAactttataatatatatatatatatatattttttttttttattgttttatatttttatatatctaaGTTTTTGcttttaaaaaacataaCTAGCTTAAATTGTTCTAATATTCATTAAAAGGtttttattgttttatttttttcactAAATAAATANNNNNNNNNNNNNNNNNNNNNNNNNNNNNNNNNNNNNNNNNNNNNNNNNNNNNNNNNNNNNNNNNNNNNNNttatatatatatcatatatatgttaatatgTAAACATCCTTGCTATCAAAATAAGATTACTTTtgcatatatttttttattataatttcttatttttgtttttatgATGATAACTCCTTTGCTGcaataattttttcttgtCCACATGCAGAGAGAACACTAACTAAAACAGATTTGCCATTGTCAAATAAATTACGAATTTGTTTTGCAACTTCATCTAAATTTCCTTCAGTATCTTTAGGTAAACTTAAATCATCTTTAGTATCTCcattatcatataaaagTGAAACAAATCCATCTTCTGTTATATCAATTAATTGTAATTCTGTTCTTTTTACAACTGGTACATCCATATTATGAGATGTTGGACATATATcttcatattttcttcctgtaaatatatctatacCTACAATGTGTGCTTTTGCATGACCATGCTTTCCTGTTTTAGATGTCGAATAATCTACCACTTTACAAGGATGCTCTTTTAACATCACATGACCATTCTTTTTTATTGCACCTGCCTGCACAGGGTATGTTTGTGATGCTCCGGCatcaatattatcatatacTTCATGATCTgacattttttttttttttattaatatataaaataaatatattaaaaaataataaatatacaagaaaattaaaaaaattaaaataataaaaaaataataaaaaaataaaaaataataaaataataaaaaaataaaaaataaaaatatattttaaggtcaaaaaaaaaaaaaaaaaaatacatatatattatatatatatattatattatgtactcaaaatattaaattattaaatattttttttaaatacataattttatataaataatattatcttcaATTATATAACGAAATAGgaattttaaaaatttaaaataaaaaatatatatatatattatatatacatatatt
This region of Plasmodium gaboni strain SY75 chromosome 12, whole genome shotgun sequence genomic DNA includes:
- a CDS encoding hypothetical protein (conserved Plasmodium protein, unknown function); this translates as MMHRDKLEKERIIKRNEKHVKNIVVDNIIVDKKFNNDEGNKYLRKSDAAYEDFKIREKQKLKEYIKIENRRKENIQRNENKWAQIDLNVQKEVEKTNRLQQMPFKSEKNKSKCSHDIINHQYVNYEESMKMERKKNNSILSRRNFLSEKINGSYNPITGEKRN
- a CDS encoding hypothetical protein (conserved Plasmodium protein, unknown function), producing MNLFASDSEKSYKDIFDLDENKSRRKKRKKKILHSSSDSNNIKYNKGKDEGGIEAEYNLFNTSSSDNNNNNNNINSCKATNKQKKQDEKPFCLFSSNTHSDNNINNKSIEKNEYCLFSNNSESENCCDNKKKNESHIKENKMYSLFSSNSEYDENINNKKNNLSNNIFNLQNNNIAHSKDEQEKKNKKDSFLKWTPHNNIKRSYNKRNYNKRTCNDNNSLYKNYENYENYENYKNIYNDSRKSKVENFIKRNYKHKDMKNKVNNLFKQDEKGEYRLVNFEKLKKRAYRKLNFLSIVDVAKSLSDVSEENKTNKKINNKNNKNNKKSDDIYDNTYDDTYDDTYNNIYDDICDDKKDDIYYRNNQDIHNNNQYEKDILNNSICSSDSFYKSNESFFLYDKDEDSTNLDSIENNKYNNQTLDIYNYYYLNNHDERNKDNKYLEKIVCNSTITNCDDLYNYLFQINNSIDKDKQSENEHNDEERNMDSNNINDEDNINADICEFEKKKETHQTNGANQTNGADQTNTTNHTLDGKDNLFIKKKKKIRTRKRRKRKKKDFLLKRNIILYRNFKNINNEISRQNNKKGLRFKEMIGDFIRVLNKNVLKINEQNEKKQQQKESQYYENNINNNKSNTNSYNMCDNNTNFNLFEDDTSDVESFINFECYTNSCDMMEKATCDCEFCIQHNKILNKNELYLILFKYMEDNKTDGTTIIKPYFLNIYVFTCFINFFIHYKNITICKVDDIDDTNNNCDDKSLDDHVNNMNNTCKDEKEINYNKFQVKKKKKFHFYKYSHSLYTKYQINKIVYFIPKRIVLTTVGICIYGVNFLNKENEEDELIKEREKEKDECVAIINFLKWKKVRKNFYEILKLKKKRKENLMIYKKCFFFINAIDEYCNMYNIPIDDTYSYNTQKNKKNKKNLHNRIDTHFNLYNNKTNTYDNSFEYYNQAEMQKIQRIQKVEEIQYIQDILNSNLQVNNIQFLFFDPIYVSSKKYVHFYPSHLIMLF
- a CDS encoding hypothetical protein (conserved Plasmodium protein, unknown function), whose translation is MSRMNKRHNTNEKIIFPLFNGTAKKPVKSSINIKSLYELKNELDCKIYTNIYTYNTLFDGIFLCRGVNNISGKKNCGKSSMCYHICINLFFNDLLHYFHLFYSSYFSFDNFLQKKNIHNVVDYMNTTILGDDIIKEFIEQQDNFKKLLNIMKYFVLSFKQHYGKNNNVENKHNINNNTHIFYDKHIYQDDTFYNYHDTYQSFYTQIKHFYKRKVIYIDLDNSFFIDRYKNMIYSSLEKIKKLMHRYIQFCSEKKVIPFLLLLEKTNKYIKEYISFNIYKNYSNEFSFFIDIFNHYLFKYIYNISFSHVFNNLQLLKIFNFFELINVINYIYQHIQTYYSSSSEYYHFNKYIPHDLGIVVIDNLNYIFKACSINNNNNNNNNNNNINIYYQLEMLLNKLSILSLEKHICILITNNDNNNFTRHESFNKKNDNSFYKIISPYIYNNIHLKIINQKIFFEHNYPKKKNTNQSQKQKQKQKQKQTNNRSDDTFQHENLNNNNNNNNNNQQSNTNLFDQTKQNIYQNEERHLFNVYSSDDDQSMDEMDLQEKDDDHSFYEKKYNLRYIKVKGKNKSTFCFFEINKYGIETILM
- a CDS encoding eukaryotic translation initiation factor 5A; translation: MSDHEVYDNIDAGASQTYPVQAGAIKKNGHVMLKEHPCKVVDYSTSKTGKHGHAKAHIVGIDIFTGRKYEDICPTSHNMDVPVVKRTELQLIDITEDGFVSLLYDNGDTKDDLSLPKDTEGNLDEVAKQIRNLFDNGKSVLVSVLSACGQEKIIAAKELSS